A section of the Apostichopus japonicus isolate 1M-3 chromosome 1, ASM3797524v1, whole genome shotgun sequence genome encodes:
- the LOC139970716 gene encoding uncharacterized protein, with protein MDQQPSGPQTRSMKRQNSSTVEHVTNRLDRVSTEEVKKDPVVNISPPRKHKLSTSKDPSSKKKIRQQSRNEQDVRKITRAVLKIILEVQDSSKKTPRRKRSRQQGISPPLACNFNEATTATKTVEKSETSGPSSLDFGGAIEPDGSDLSAGDGPIEADGGNANTSDDGQQGKSSMDPKVVKEAAANLRNIGDKANKEAKQLVLEAALKIVKEGSYKKYKECLTILIDDSQAQICDGSERSVVAVVCLLTQMVVTKAKDAMVSDATVDEVVEAATEYIVENHPTWV; from the exons ATGGACCAGCAACCATCGGGACCGCAGACAAGATCTATGAAAAGACAAAACTCTAGTACAGTTGAGCATGTAACCAACAGATTGGATCGAGTGTCAACGGAGGAAGTAAAAAAAGATCCAGTTGTTAACATCAGTCCTCCAAGAAAACACAAGCTATCTACTTCAAAAGATCCTTCCAGTAAGAAGAAAATCAGACAACAGTCGAGGAATGAGCAAGATGTGAGAAAGATAACTAGAGCTGTGTTAAAAATAATCCTAGAGGTGCAGGACAGTTCAAAGAAAACCCCTCGAAGGAAACGTAGCAGGCAGCAGGGAATCAGCCCACCATTGGCCTGTAACTTCAATGAAGCTACAACCGCCACCAAAACTGTAG AGAAATCTGAGACAAGTGGACCCTCATCCCTTGACTTTGGAGGTGCAATCGAACCTGACGGTAGCGATTTGTCCGCCGGCGATGGTCCCATTGAAGCAGATGGTGGTAATGCGAATACCAGTGATGATGGCCAACAAGGAAAGAGTTCTATGG ATCCAAAGGTTGTTAAAGAAGCAGCTGCAAACCTTAGAAATATTGGAGATAAAGCAAATAAAGAG GCGAAGCAATTAGTTTTGGAAGCAGCTTTGAAGATCGTGAAAGAAGGAAGTTACAAGAAGTACAAAGAATGTTTGACAATTCTGATCGACGATAGCCAAGCTCAAATATGTGATGGATCGGAACGTTCCGTAGTAGCTGTCGTATGCCTTCTAACACAAATGGTAGTAACAAAGGCCAAAGATGCGATGGTATCAGATGCAACCGTGGATGAAGTAGTAGAAGCTGCAACGGAATACATCGTTGAAAACCATCCGACTTGGGTGTGA
- the LOC139970711 gene encoding uncharacterized protein — MDSVKWLCCYILLNASFAAVAMARSDCQIEWEVDWSKQPVDLSHLKSQGNRATFGNVTTIPEVMEVLGLAWNAPSWDVIAGVVCVHYGPLLNSLVGDNFVRSECDEILTSLREDTSSSIVFPCIHVWEKIWEPTNERRRYIAPPFTDEEIVEKLSPIIFELLGWFGPSPFSGDVFGGCSALRLSLGMDINDIVNRGKTILSYPVALIMEWVYRDNICEEVESRNLTSVFDRIAPAEVGFCQFLSRNPVWEDYLKRAVNFLDRVYVSFTDGEVCEWLLRSFARDVGARVHKSFNYDTRVDFSSFARQFCSNISLVESSSTDPTAYSVPPGKNMDTWTLENSIHSGELLPGFSVGDGASVLAAFRRSSTLSEGFGVICTVFESFIVQIFPEYAADVSKLCAALFSKDFKFIEQMCLQRTVALQNIGHPNSLRIPDLYYVLSTGVEVARKFLTLEKISKREICESANEFYNSYNNLQTVVRLSVKTYLAEFLPILHNVCQDYDALYEYFSSVFGPITASLEGDVRAFTLSYLGFSNRYELCNEVASGIVTSSGRATPALVDAFQAKMLKFIDDVKICWDTMDSLLFVYEKNIRKFNMTDAFSFQDTGYESTELACRDLNRFFSAQLCPDVTDIDVRVSSESNLDSYANVDVTWSYLGAVDSCGIVNQHISFQQLDVMGCEQSSADPIMIEVGGATRQYEATYLDAFSLYNVTLTVQTRTGHYHKSLQVRTDSTKPTGPPMNLTASLNRKARSVTLRWSDPACRGRNGDIVSFAYVFREGYQSQPITGITEQKQITFPFNNPYKTYSFQVRAATEKGYGPSAVYFSPN; from the exons ATGGATTCCGTAAAGTGGTTATGCTGTTACATCTTACTGAATGCGTCATTTGCGGCAGTAGCCATGGCTCGTTCAGATTGTCAAATCGAATGGGAAGTTGATTGGTCAAAACAACCGGTTGATTTATCTCACTTGAAGTCCCAAGGCAACCGTGCGACGTTTGGTAATGTCACGACAATTCCCGAAGTAATGGAGGTTCTTGGTTTAGCCTGGAACGCTCCCTCGTGGGACGTGATTGCGGGAGTCGTATGCGTTCACTATGGACCACTCCTTAACAGCTTGGTTGGAGATAACTTCGTCCGTTCTGAATGTGACGAAATCCTAACATCACTCAGAGAAGACACCAGTTCAAGCATAGTGTTTCCGTGCATACATGTGTGGGAGAAAATTTGGGAACCAACAAACGAGCGAAGAAGATACATTGCTCCGCCTTTCACGGACGAAGAAATAGTTGAAAAGCTATCTCCGATTATTTTTGAACTTCTTGGTTGGTTTGGTCCCTCTCCTTTCTCTGGTGATGTATTCGGAGGATGTTCTGCTCTTCGGCTTTCACTGGGGATGGATATTAACGATATCGTCAACAGAGGTAAGACTATATTATCTTATCCGGTAGCCCTCATTATGGAATGGGTCTATAGAGATAACATTTGCGAAGAAGTAGAGTCAAGAAACCTGACGTCGGTATTTGACCGCATTGCCCCCGCTGAAGTAGGTTTTTGTCAATTTCTTTCACGAAACCCAGTGTGGGAGGACTATCTCAAAAGAGCAGTTAATTTCTTGGATAGAGTCTATGTGAGTTTTACTGATGGTGAAGTATGTGAGTGGCTACTAAGATCTTTTGCCCGAGACGTAGGGGCAAGGGTTCATAAGAGCTTCAACTATGACACAAGAGTAGATTTTAGTTCATTCGCCAGGCAGTTCTGCAGCAACATCTCCCTCGTTGAGAGTTCTTCAACTGACCCAACTGCTTACTCTGTTCCACCTGGCAAAAATATGGACACATGGACCTTGGAAAATTCGATTCACTCTGGCGAACTTCTCCCGGGATTCTCTGTTGGAGATGGTGCGAGCGTTTTGGCAGCTTTTAGACGATCAAGTACCCTTTCTGAAGGGTTCGGTGTCATTTGTACCGTATTTGAGTCGTTTATTGTTCAAATCTTTCCTGAATACGCGGCGGATGTGTCTAAATTATGCGCAGCTCTATTTAGCAAGGACTTCAAATTCATTGAACAAATGTGTCTGCAGAGAACGGTCGCCTTGCAGAACATTGGACATCCGAACTCCTTGAGAATTCCCGACCTTTATTATGTGCTCTCAACTGGTGTTGAAGTGGCAAGGAAATTCTTAACTCTAGAAAAGATTTCTAAAAGGGAAATATGTGAATCTGCAAACGAGTTTTACAACTCTTATAATAACCTTCAGACGGTGGTTCGTCTTTCTGTTAAAACTTACCTAGCTGAATTTTTGCCAATTCTTCATAACGTCTGCCAGGATTATGATGCATTGTACGAGTACTTTTCATCGGTTTTTGGACCAATCACCGCAAGTCTGGAAGGGGATGTTCGTGCTTTTACTTTATCTTACCTTGGTTTTTCCAATCGATATGAACTCTGCAACGAAGTAGCTAGTGGGATTGTAACATCATCTGGGCGAGCTACGCCTGCTCTCGTGGACGCCTTTCAAGCAAAAATGTTGAAGTTTATCGACGACGTTAAGATTTGTTGGGACACAATGGATTCGCTTTTGTTTGTTTACGAAAAGAATATCAGAAAGTTCAATATGACGGACGCCTTTTCCTTCCAGGATACAGGATATGAATCTACTGAGCTTGCCTGTCGCGACCTCAACAGGTTCTTCAGTGCACAACTTTGTCCCG ATGTAACGGACATTGACGTTCGCGTGTCATCCGAGTCCAACCTTGATTCTTATGCAAATGTAGATGTCACGTGGTCTTACCTCGGTGCGGTAGATTCTTGCGGTATAGTCAATCAACATATTTCCTTCCAACAACTGGATGTAATGGGCTGTGAACAGTCTTCGGCTGATCCCATAATGATTGAAGTTGGTGGCGCAACGCGACAATACGAAGCTACATATCTGGACGCTTTCTCTTTATATAACGTCACCTTGACAGTGCAAACACGAACAGGCCACTATCACAAATCACTGCAAGTGCGAACAGACTCTACAA aaCCAACTGGTCCACCAATGAATCTCACGGCTTCTTTAAATCGTAAAGCAAGGAGCGTTACTTTGCGATGGAGTGATCCGGCATGTAGAGGGCGCAACGGGGATATCGTTAGTTTCGCATATGTTTTTCGTGAGGGTTACCAGAGCCAACCAATCACTGGTATCACTGAACAGAAACAAATAACCTTCCCCTTCAATAATCCTTACAAAACCTATTCGTTTCAGGTGAGGGCTGCTACAGAAAAAGGCTACGGACCATCGGCTGTTTATTTCAGTCCAAACTGA
- the LOC139972177 gene encoding uncharacterized protein → MFIQVLTKDNDSSNDLNNDNDKDNDNDSDIDKDKDNDSGKDNDNDSDKDNDNDSDNDNDKDDSDNDIDKDKYNDSDNDIDNDSDKDNENDKNQDDDDDDDDDDDDDDEEEEDDDDDDDDDDDDDDDDDDDDDDDDDDDDVDDDDDDDDDVDDDDDDDDDDDDDDDDDDDDDEYCDDDDDDDDDDDDDDDDDDDDDDDY, encoded by the exons ATGTTTATACAAG TCTTAACTAAGGACAACGACAGTTCCAATGATTTAAATAACGACAACGACAAAGACAACGACAATGACAGTGACATTGACAAAGACAAAGATAATGACAGTGGCAaagacaatgacaatgacagtGACAAAGACAATGACAACGACagtgacaatgacaatgacaaagACGACAGTGACAATGACATTGACAAAGACAAATACAATGACAGTGACAATGACATAGACAACGACAGTGACAAAGACAATGAAAATGACA AAAAccaagatgatgatgatgatgatgatgatgatgacgatgatgatgatgaggaggaggaggatgatgatgatgatgatgatgatgatgatgatgatgatgatgatgatgatgatgatgatgatgatgatgatgatgatgatgatgttgatgatgatgatgatgatgatgatgatgttgatgatgatgatgatgatgatgatgatgatgatgatgatgatgatgatgatgatgatgatgatgagtattgtgatgatgatgatgatgatgatgatgatgatgatgatgatgatgatgatgatgatgatgatgatgatgattattaa
- the LOC139970733 gene encoding uncharacterized protein has product MMSRKSKEDELCSRRNKRLNVLVAKFNRSVPTMDVVDLLSDILSQSATEEIKCKEEAKGRTAANRLLCHRIRYRKNWYVRLVDALKKVELDELAQDLSRDEKGSLIDEIPKERVQAVSPNTASIHYNWIAKEVEFEQMVQYEKSSRSAQPKEISREDEDGSALKFWKSNEDSKIQEGENFDPEKEPMEKSSLEKRRMTEVKSNNFGNSPLPNAAEEKDKNGKVASLPFKSTEAVDSPDFKPKNLPFDRNQTDQVNLCSNQQVMTNFNSEDTERGDVEEVSTSPVALMDEPEVEKQPPSIKTKRPAMGSNAGFVTPRENPPDQTNLKDTFPRNEMDGIHPSQNAASEVIKGEVEATSNNSEKILDRREREGSVTVRSHKDTPRGVSDYLDTALEGFYSKADPHQQRILQELGILNIHGARNEDGIKKHEETDNGKYQPLRSTEHSEHIQHMPLEISNSFPEDDFVTYHTDETRDVIPEGGGLTEVAPVGPLGNNTI; this is encoded by the exons ATGATGAGTAGAAAGTCAAAAGAGGATGAGCTTTGCTCAAGAAGAAATAAACGTCTCAATGTACTTGTTGCTAAATTCAATAGAAGTGTGCCAACAATGGATGTCGTAGACCTGTTAAGCGACATTCTTTCACAGTCAGCAACC GAGGAGATTAAATGTAAAGAGGAGGCTAAAGGGAGAACAGCTGCAAACCGTCTGCTATGTCACAGAATCAGGTATCGTAAGAATTGGTACGTTAGGCTCGTTGATGCGCTGAAGAAGGTTGAATTAGATGAACTGGCACAAGATCTCAGCAGAGATGAAAAAG GCTCCCTTATTGATGAAATTCCCAAGGAAAGGGTGCAAGCTGTATcacctaatactgcaagcattCATTACAATTGGATTGCTAAAGAAGTGGAATTTGAG CAAATGGTACAGTACGAGAAAAGCAGTCGATCAGCTCAACCGAAGGAGATTTCACGTGAAGATGAAGATGGAAGCGCCTTGAAATTTTGGAAAAGTAATGAAGATTCCAAAATACAAGAAGGAGAAAATTTCGACCCTGAGAAAGAACCAATGGAGAAGAGTTCACTTGAGAAGAGAAGGATGACAGAAGTTAAAAGTAATAATTTCGGGAACAGTCCTTTGCCAAACGCAGctgaagaaaaagataaaaatggtAAAGTAGCAAGTCTGCCATTCAAATCGACAGAGGCTGTTGACAGCCCAGATTTTAAACCGAAAAATCTGCCATTTGATCGGAATCAAACCGATCAGGTAAATCTTTGCAGTAATCAGCAAGTTATGACTAACTTTAATAGTGAAGACACAGAAAGAGGTGATGTTGAAGAAGTTTCCACTTCTCCTGTGGCTCTGATGGATGAACCAGAAGTGGAAAAACAACCACCTAGCATAAAGACTAAAAGGCCTGCGATGGGAAGTAATGCTGGCTTTGTAACACCGAGAGAAAATCCCCCTGACcaaacaaatttaaaagatacgtttccaagaaacgaaATGGATGGTATTCATCCATCTCAGAATGCTGCCAGTGAAGTTATTAAAGGGGAAGTTGAAGCCACATCGAATAATAGTGAGAAAATATTAGATAGGAGGGAGAGAGAAGGGAGCGTTACAGTTAGATCTCACAAAGATACACCGAGGGGTGTATCGGACTATCTGGACACTGCATTGGAAGGGTTCTATAGCAAAGCAGACCCCCATCAGCAACGTATATTACAAGAATTAggcatattgaatattcatgggGCTAGAAATGAGGATGGAATTAAGAAACATGAGGAAACAGATAACGGCAAATATCAGCCATTGAGAAGTACAGAACACTCTGAACATATTCAACATATGCCTCTAGAGATATCAAACTCATTTCCGGAAGATGATTTTGTCACATACCACACAGATGAAACAAGGGATGTCATTCCCGAGGGTGGGGGTCTAACAGAGGTGGCCCCAGTAGGTCCTCTTGGAAACAATACGATTTGA